A single region of the Plantactinospora soyae genome encodes:
- a CDS encoding LacI family DNA-binding transcriptional regulator translates to MTRRLTEVARKAGVSEATVSRVLNGRGGVSESTRVAVLTALDVLGYERPSKLRGERARLVGLVLPELQNPIFPALAEVVTGSLAQRGFIPALCARTIGGISEMDYVEMLLDHQVSGVIFAGGSYALADAQHDHYRRLTDRGLPVVLVNAGVDELGFPCVSSDDAVAVEQAYGHLRSLGHERIGLVLGPADHVPSRRKLAAMANIAGWSEGEECVERSSFSMEGARVAASKLIERGVTGVICASDVMALGTIRAARRLGRSVPADVSVVGYDDSALMTCTDPPLTTVRQPIEMMGQAAVDLLVNQIEGVGVLNDELLFEPELVVRGSTAPAPGH, encoded by the coding sequence GTGACCAGAAGACTCACCGAGGTGGCCCGGAAGGCCGGGGTCAGCGAGGCCACGGTGAGCCGGGTGCTCAACGGCCGGGGCGGCGTCTCCGAGAGCACCCGGGTGGCCGTGCTCACCGCGCTGGACGTGCTCGGCTACGAGCGACCCAGCAAGCTGCGCGGCGAACGGGCCCGGCTGGTCGGGCTGGTGCTTCCGGAGCTACAGAACCCGATCTTCCCCGCCCTGGCCGAGGTGGTCACCGGTTCGCTGGCCCAACGCGGCTTCATCCCGGCGCTCTGTGCCCGGACCATCGGCGGTATCTCCGAAATGGACTACGTGGAGATGCTGCTGGACCACCAGGTCTCCGGAGTGATCTTCGCCGGTGGCTCGTACGCGCTGGCCGACGCCCAGCACGACCACTACCGGCGGCTGACCGACCGGGGCCTGCCCGTCGTACTGGTCAACGCCGGTGTCGACGAGCTGGGCTTTCCCTGCGTGTCGAGCGACGACGCGGTGGCGGTCGAGCAGGCGTACGGGCATCTGCGGTCGCTCGGACACGAGCGGATCGGTCTGGTGCTGGGTCCGGCCGACCACGTGCCGTCGCGGCGGAAGCTGGCCGCGATGGCGAACATCGCCGGTTGGAGCGAGGGCGAGGAGTGTGTCGAGCGCTCCAGCTTCTCGATGGAGGGCGCCCGGGTCGCGGCGAGCAAGCTGATCGAGCGCGGTGTGACCGGGGTGATCTGCGCCAGCGACGTCATGGCGCTGGGTACGATCCGGGCCGCCCGCCGGCTGGGCCGGTCGGTGCCGGCGGACGTCTCGGTGGTCGGTTACGACGATTCGGCCCTGATGACCTGCACCGATCCGCCGCTGACCACCGTCCGGCAGCCGATCGAGATGATGGGGCAGGCTGCGGTGGACCTGCTGGTCAATCAGATCGAGGGCGTCGGGGTACTCAACGACGAACTGCTCTTCGAACCCGAGCTCGTGGTACGCGGCTCGACCGCGCCGGCACCCGGCCACTGA
- a CDS encoding dihydrolipoyl dehydrogenase family protein, with the protein MHVDVDGTVGADVTADVDVVVVGLGVGGEETANRLAEAGLSVVGIEHRLVGGECPFWGCVPSKIMIRAGNALAEAHRVDQLAGRAQVESDWTTVAKRIREEATAGWTDDAGAERLTSKGGRLVRGTGTLAGPGLVQVGEEVYRARVGVVLGTGTTPVIPPVPGLAGTPYWTNREAIEVAELPESLVVLGGGAIGVELAQVFARFGVRVSVIEAGARVLALEEPESSERVAAALRADGVTVHTGAGAERVEHDGTGFTVHLAGGDQLRGERLLVATGRRAVLDTLGLETVGLDPTKRFLETDDRMRAADGIWAVGDLTGHGAFTHVAMYQAGIAIDDILRRAGVGTGPAGAGVDGDGDGGGRRADYRALPRVTFTDPEVGAVGLTERQARERGLNVRVGFTPLSDSTRGWIHEVGDAGFIKLVADADRGVLVGATSAGPVGGEVLSALVVAVHAEVPVTTLASMIYAYPTFHRAIETAVRGLLQ; encoded by the coding sequence CGGCGAACCGGCTCGCCGAGGCCGGCCTGTCGGTCGTGGGCATCGAACATCGCCTGGTCGGCGGGGAGTGTCCGTTCTGGGGGTGCGTACCGAGCAAGATCATGATCCGGGCCGGCAACGCCCTGGCCGAAGCGCACCGGGTCGACCAGCTGGCCGGCCGGGCTCAGGTCGAGTCGGACTGGACCACCGTGGCCAAGCGGATCCGCGAGGAGGCCACCGCCGGTTGGACCGACGACGCCGGGGCCGAGCGGTTGACCTCCAAGGGCGGCCGACTCGTCCGTGGTACTGGCACGCTGGCCGGTCCCGGCCTGGTCCAGGTCGGCGAGGAGGTCTACCGGGCCCGGGTCGGTGTTGTCCTGGGTACGGGGACCACTCCGGTCATCCCGCCGGTACCGGGACTGGCCGGCACCCCGTACTGGACCAACCGGGAGGCGATCGAGGTCGCCGAGCTGCCCGAATCGCTGGTGGTACTGGGCGGCGGGGCGATCGGCGTGGAACTCGCACAGGTCTTCGCCCGGTTCGGCGTACGGGTCAGCGTGATCGAGGCCGGCGCGCGGGTGCTGGCCCTGGAGGAGCCGGAGTCGTCGGAGCGGGTCGCCGCCGCGTTGCGCGCGGACGGGGTCACGGTGCACACCGGGGCCGGTGCCGAGCGGGTCGAGCACGACGGCACCGGGTTCACCGTCCACCTGGCCGGTGGGGACCAGCTCCGTGGCGAGCGGCTGCTGGTGGCGACGGGCCGGCGGGCCGTACTGGACACGCTCGGGCTGGAGACCGTCGGGCTCGATCCGACGAAACGGTTCCTGGAGACGGACGACCGGATGCGGGCGGCCGACGGGATCTGGGCGGTCGGCGACCTGACCGGGCACGGCGCCTTCACGCACGTGGCGATGTACCAGGCCGGGATCGCGATCGACGACATCCTGCGCCGGGCGGGCGTCGGGACCGGTCCGGCCGGTGCCGGCGTGGACGGCGACGGCGACGGCGGTGGCCGGCGGGCCGACTACCGTGCCCTGCCCCGGGTCACCTTCACCGATCCCGAGGTGGGCGCGGTCGGGCTGACCGAACGGCAGGCCCGGGAGCGGGGACTGAACGTCCGGGTCGGCTTCACCCCGCTCTCCGACTCGACCCGGGGCTGGATCCACGAGGTGGGCGACGCGGGCTTCATCAAACTGGTCGCCGACGCCGACCGTGGGGTGCTGGTCGGCGCGACGTCGGCCGGCCCGGTCGGCGGTGAGGTGCTGAGCGCACTGGTCGTGGCGGTGCACGCCGAGGTCCCGGTGACCACCCTGGCTAGCATGATCTACGCCTATCCGACCTTCCATCGGGCGATTGAGACGGCGGTGCGCGGTTTGTTGCAGTAG